The DNA region CGGGAGACTGGAGGTGGGTTGAAACTGTACAGTAAAGGTGCAGATATTGTCATTCTGGAGAGGCTGCAGAAGAACTGTCCACATCAAGACAGCACAGAGTGCGCTCTAGAGGTGCTGTGACTTAAAGAGGACAACACAATTGTACATTTAGTGCTTATTTACAACTTGTGTTTCATGTCTTTGTATGAGTTTCTATGCACTCTTGTTTGCAAGGTGTTCGCTCAGAGCTGTCTTAGGACTCTGTGTGTAGCGGTGCGCTCGGTTCCTGAAGACCTGTGGACCAATTGGAGTCGCGCCCTCAATCAGGCGAGCACTGCGACGGGTAATCAGGAAACTGTGCTGGAAGAAATATATGATCAAATGGAAACCGACTTAACGGTACTGCACAAGGagtttttataaaatacaatCTGCCTAAAGTTGTCTTGAGACAAATGATCATATTAGCATCTAGCATCGATTGTTCTGATATGGCATGGTTGTGTAGCTGCTGGGTGTGACCGCCATTGAGGACCGTCTCCAGGAAGGAGTACCTGAGACCATCGCCACCCTGCGGAGGGCGGGAGTGAAGGTGTGGGTGCTGACCGGAGACAAGACAGGTGACGTGATTCAGCATGAAACTGGGCACAGAGTTGTACTGAATAATTTACAGCAGCGAATGACATGTTTTTTCCTTGTCTTAAGAAACGGCTGTGAATGTAGGTTATGCGTGCAGACTGATGGATCAAGACACTACCCTTATTCAAGGGGAGGAGCTTAGgtcagaaaatacacacagacatGCTTATAACAATGCATGTAGTATGACATAGTATGACAGTATTTATTGACTTTCCAGGCAGCTTCTCGAGTCTCCCACTCCAGATGTTTATGTCAATTCTAAAGAGCCTGAGGTTTGGAGCACAGACAGGAGAGCAGTGAAGAACAAATTCGCACTAGTCATCACTGGTCCTGAACTGGTGAGTTTTTGGTTTAATAATGTCACAAGGTCCTATCGCGAGTTTGATCTTATTTCGATTAATTGCGAAGCCTTAGTTGTGTGATATAAAAATCTTCTTTCGAGATAAAATCAATCATTAATCTGTAACCCTGCCCTGAGGCAtaaattattaaatcacaaaGGGAAAAACAATGATCGAAGTGTTTAATTTTACTTCAAACCAATTGGAATATGATCACTTTTATGACTGTGGGTTAGGAATTTAATGACCTGGGTGGTTAAAAATGGCTTGTAAAGATCTGCCCACTACTGTTCACCCAATAGATGGAGTTAACTTTAAATTAAAACGCATTCACTTTGTACTTCACAGGCAGATCTGACCACAATGCCAGAATGGGGGGCGAGGTTTGTCGCTCTGTCCAGTCAATGCCAATCTGTACTGTGTTGCCGTGTGACGCCAGCACAAAAGGCAGAAGTGGTTGAGATGGTCCGGACGTATTCAACTTCCATTACCATGGCGATAGGAGATGGAGCAAATGATGTGAACATGATCAAGAGTGAGAAATTCATACAGaatgatgtttaaacactgattaATCATATACTATCCTGTAATTCTTTGGTCACattatgcatttttaagtttattaatgaaaggaatattctgggttcaatacaagttaagcttgctATCAGTTACCACAGAAAATCATCCCCAAGTttgaaaaaccaaacaaaaatagcATATGTATTAATACACTTACACTACACGTCTATGGGGTAGACATTGTACcgaaataaaatttaaatgcacACTTTTCCAAAATTTTAGACGCATGTTTCacttgtgataaaatcacttatcgGACTGTTTGTAAAATATGATTCAGATTCTTTATTCTCTTTATTCACTCTTCGATCAGGAGACAAATTCACTTGTGGGAAGAAATACATGGACACAGAATGTTACAAGCAGTTCTTCGATTTATTAAAAGCAAGCAAGGGGTTTATATGGTTCTTATCACACAAGGCTGGTTATACCCCTCCACCTCAAACTTTCTCAATCCTCCATATATGGGGTTGTTTCCTCTCGCTTGCAGAAGTACATTCTTATCAAGTAAATTTTTTGCTCAAGACAGTGCCGAAAACATACAAAGCAGACAAGGAAGAATCAAGGTCACATTGTTCCATCCGAGGCCTATTTCTCACACAACCTTTTTCAGTGGAAAGTTCTCTAATCTAATCTTTCAACTCCTGCCGTGGCCATTGAAACCTGCTAATCATGGTAACGTTTAATACACTAATTAAGACAAGAAAGAATTAAATTATACGTTAAATACTGTTTATGTCAATAATGCATAACTAGATGTTCTTCTGCCTTGAACAGTAGTCCCACAACTGAAAGGAGGATTTtgaactttacagttcaaatatcaCCCAATTGTTTATAGAAGAATTAAAACAAGcactttaacaaaaatataagCCTTATGGAAGGTTTAAAATGCCCAAtagatttccattgtaagtgcaaatTTATACAAAATTAGGGAAGAGTTGAATTTGTCTGTATCACTTGTGGTAATTGACCACATACTAATTATAATAGATTTTCTTGTCAATTTGTACTTTTAGCTTTCTCACCAGTTCTCTCATTCTATTACAGCGGCACATATTGGCGTGGGTCTGTGCGGCGTGGAGGGCAGTCAAGCGGTACAGAATGCAGATTTTGCTCTGGCGCAGTTCAGTTTTCTTCGTAGGCTGCTGCTGGTGCATGGGCACTGGTCGTACTACCGCATCTGCATACTTCTTCGGTATTTCCTCTACAAAACCACAGCTTTTGCTCTGGTGCACATCTGGTACAGCTTCTACAATGGCTTCAGTGCTCAGGTACAGCAAATAGGTCATTTGATCCATTTTACACCCATCCTGTTATTACAGTAGTATTTAgatatgtttaaaatataataaatcacTCCATAACATCAAATGTATCAAGAAAATAGTTTTCAATGTGTGACAAATTAGTAGGCTTTAAGCCATAATTCACACAGTCTTATGCAAACAGAGGTTGTTGGGCAAACATGTGTAACTGTTAGGATTGTGAACatgattatttaatttagtaagcTTTTAGGGTTTTTTTCCCAGTATTTACACAATTTAAAACAACTTCAATCTCAAtggcttacttttttttttttttacagggtgACATTATATTCTTGacagggctgttgatttaacatgttaactttataattgtcatttaaaaaaataacctgTTAAATTAGACTTGCTCCCTGACCCATACCCAAAGTCTTTAAGTACTGATTTTCCTACCATCGGAGTAATTCAAGATTAAATTACATGCAGCTTTGTGTTTTATTAGCCACATCAGTAGGGGGCAGTCGGTGTGTCTCAACAAACCTTGCAAGATGTGCAACCACAGTAGAGCTGGTCACACAGGACAACTTAACACAATGCAGGGATCTTGAGACACGCTTGCATAGTTTCAACACATTTTTAACTTGACAGAGTGTTCCAAAAGTGCACTGTTTATGACGCTGAATGCTCCAAGCATCCGCCTGATGCATTTGTGCATGAACCAAACAATTACAAATTGCGCAGACCACAGCAAGAACATGTCCCGTCAGAAAAGGACAGACTGAAGGCTCATTTCCAAATGTATGGTAATAAACTATACTGTAGATTGACTTCTAAAGcaacattttgtattgtattatcaGTGCTTTCTATAAATTTAACATACTGCACtgtatactcactgagcactttattaggaacactatgattCTATTACATTtcagacgtggtcttctgctgttgtagcccatacgcctcaatgttcaatgtgttgtgcattctgagatgctattctgctcactacaattgtacagagtggttacctgagttactgtagccttacTGTAagttcaaactagtctggccattgtcCGTttacctctcatcaacaaggcatttccatccgcagaactgccgctcactggatgtttttagtttttggcagtaaactctagagactgttgtgtgtgaaaatcccaggaaatcggcagttacaaaaatacacaaaccagcccacctggcaccaacaatcatgccatggtcaaaatcactgagataaatttcttcccccattctgattgttgatgtgaacaaaGACAAAACTCGGTAcattcacagaaaaaaaaaaaattagcaaatctTGAGTCCTACAAtaaggcagtgtgtgtgtgtgtgtgtgtgtgtgtgtgtgtgtgtgtgtgtgtgtgtatgtctaatGATttgaattatgtatatatattgaattatctttatttggaggcctttctcagcaaatgttGATATAGAAAAATTGCAACTGGATTATTTAAAAtgcacaccatgtaattaattcaattaaaataaggtatcgattgacagccctaattcctgaattaaaaaaaaatctaatgtctGTACAAATGTATATAGTGTATGCCAGTGATATTAATATGCTTAGCATTGTTTCTCTAATCATAAATCACATTAGGAGTTTACCGTAGTGCAATTCTACCCTCTTTTCCAGCCTATGTATGAGAGTTGGTTCATTAGCCTCTACACAACTATGTATACATCCCTGCCTATACAGTGTATGGGCTTTTTTGAACAGGTAAGCCTAAAACTGTGTTCTTTGACCAATCATGTTTGGAATTTTAGCAGGCAACGACAAATCTTACAGCTGATTGGTGCATCTGCTGTTCTATTTGTTTATTTCCGTACTGTGATAGGATATGAGCGCCAAGAGCTGTCTCAGCTGGCCAGAGATCTACCGAATTGGACAGAAAAAGAAGCTCTTCGATCCTTTTGTTTTGATGATCACACTCTTCTACTCTGTCTATACCTCTATCATCCTTTTCTTCGTCCCGATGGGAATATTGCAGTACTCTGCTATCGATTATCAGACCTTCGCTGTTACTGTGGAAACATCAGTAGTGTTCACCACAACTGTTGAGGTTACTTGATTTGCAAATCCATTTGATTGCATACTTTAGTGAATATGACTGATGCCCACAGTATTTACATTAGCTGACTTTCACTCCCTATGCAAACACTGACTTAAGAATGTATTATTTGCCTTAAAAATTGAAAGTCATTCTCTGCATTTTTGCATAATTCAGTAAAATAATCTCACATTTGTTTCTGGTTCTCTCTGTCTGTTCTAGGTTATTCTACATACAAAATACTGGACCAAGTTCAGCATTGCAGCAGTTATTTTTAGCTTACTTGTGTTCTTTCTGTCCACTTTGGCTCTCCATAGCGCTCGTCTGTTTACAGCCTCACCTAAAGACTACTTTTTCCTGGGTAGTCATCTCTTCAGATTCATAATTATTCATAGAAATGGACACCATATTAATCAAACAGGAAACTCTGTACTTATcacttaatattttcaatattGGACCAATGCAACTTTTTACACACAAGATGTGTTTCTCGATCAACATATTTTGATGGTCCTggaaaaacatggtttggaaagAAATGGTTTCCTAACCTTAATTATATTAAGAGAGAAATCAGAGAGAAATGATAGGTTGATACAAATGGTTTATAAGCCCCTAAGCCTAAATCTAACCCTTTCTCTGTCCCTTGATGGATAGGAAttttgttccaggaccaacaagcaTCTAGGAACATATCTAGGAAATGTATCTATTTGGGCCATAAGGGGGCAGTGTTaactttgtttagctttaaaaataAGTTACAGACTTGTACTACTTGGTAGTTATTTGGTCTTTTGTCTCTAAAGTGGAGCATATTTCCTTAAAGTTGATACACTATTGGTTGTCTCCTTGAATTTGCAGGAGCATCACCAAATGCTTACAGTACTCCTGAGGTTTGGCTCACCATATTTGTGACTACATGCGCTGCTGTCCTCCCTTCAGCAACCATTCGAGCCCTTGGTGTTGTGCTAACGAAACCCAACAAACATAAGGTTGGATGCCTCCCACAAAGCCATCATGGCCCCATTAGCATATAATACCTATTGTAGTATTATTAATTATGCTCACTGTATTTTCTCTGTACATATGTAGATTCACAGCTCAGTGAATGAGCCTGTCGATCTGCAGTCCTGGTTTCGGAGAGGTACACTTCAGCGTCGTTCTTCTTATGCGGTGTCCCAAGGGAAAGGCTTTGGAAAGTTGATCACCTCAGGAGTTGGGCTCCCCTCTGCAGTGTCCTCACAAGACAGGAGAGTTACACCTGATAGTTTAAAGAAAGACCATCCACAGGGTGCACGTAGTTCTATCGCGTGAAAGCATCAACAGTGTATCATGAAATGCACTGAAAATGTGCTAAGACAAAATATGAAAGAGTAGCTAATATTATAACCTTGGATATGGTCCAAAATATGCCACATCAAATTCAATAATTGATAGTGATCATTTTGCCAAAAGGTTTTAATAGCCCCTTTTGTCTCACCACTGTGAGCATGGAAAGGCCAAATAAATATCTGGGTAAATTGCATAATCTCTAGTGATCTTTTAAATATAGATGCACTTTTTGTATAagatattttacaataaataaatgtatttaaatgaaaatggttccttttatttatttgctgCAAACATCTTATCCAGACTTGACAAATAATGCTGCGTTCCAGACGAGGTTAGAGGTGGGAATACCCAGGGCTGGCGCTAGCTAAAGGCAGAGTAGGTAATTGCCTAGGGCTTCCGCAATAGTGGTAGGCCTCCAAATCCCACAAATGTTGGTCAGTCAGATTAAAAGGGAAGAAAGAAATCTTTTATATTTGTTTACGTTGCATGGAGGTAAATGACCAACTCTAAATGTGTATACAGTGTATGGATGATTATTCACTTGCtaacatataaaaaacaaaaaagtagccTGGTCTGCATATGTAACGATAGCCAgatggtaggtagctgtgcattgtgtaaacctcactcccctaacctcaagaggtgcactagcgaatAACGCTAGGGGCTGGAGCCTTTATCCTCCTCGTTAGTGTGCCctcctcccatgctggagatgctggtttgaatcccactcaaagcgggtcgagcaggaccggttacacataAATCAATCTACTTCTCATTTACGGGTGTGTCATGGGTCATACTACTTGAGCCCCCAAACTCTTTCTGACTGGCAGAGTTCCTTTTTCagaaaaatgtagttattttctGCTTGTCTTTACAtctgaaaatatgatttaatgcTGTTTAAGATGTCAGCCTACATGTAGCATACTCAAGGCTACAAGCATATGTGCAAAATGGCTAATTAACTGAAGCTTGTCTCAATTAACTGTGACAACTAATCTCTGATTGAACTACAGTATGGCTTCATGAATGTGTTAGCTAGCTATAGCTAAATAGCAAGCTATAGTTTGCTGAGATCAGGTTGGAACAACTGATTTGCCCAACACTAGGTGAGTAAAGATAAGGCCGATTTATAGTTCTGCGCTGAACCTAcgtcataataatcaaatataCACAGATTTAACAACACTAAATTTCCTCAAATAATGTCAAAGTTCAAACTGTAAACATACAAGGTCACATTGTAAACAATAATTAAGCATAGAAATTCGACGTCATATTTCAATTCCGCGTAACAGTGGATTGTACATGATTAATTGTGAATGAGTATTACCTCTTCAGTCCTTTGAAACGATGACAGTTTGATAAAACCTGCCGAGTGACAACAGGTAGTGTTCAACAGCTGGCTGTAAATGCAAGGGCTTT from Xyrauchen texanus isolate HMW12.3.18 chromosome 50, RBS_HiC_50CHRs, whole genome shotgun sequence includes:
- the atp8b3 gene encoding phospholipid-transporting ATPase IC isoform X1, which gives rise to MAGNKTERGVSWEVRANGRCFHESLRCKSFLCIRWGRYADNMVRSYKYTPLTFLPLNLYEQFQRAANLFFLLIVILQCVPVIATIPWYSTMLPLLFVLLVRGFKDLTTDVGRRRSDAQINKRPCDILTPDSFKTVKWKDVCVGDILRVHKDQVIPADLLLLCSTEPHSLCYVETADIDGETNLKFRQALDVTHTELNGDQTEKSLTAFDGVVWCEEPNGNLHSFTGELHWKGERHLLEIDHLLLRGTVLRNTEAAYGLTLYTGSDSKILQNCGRLILKKTQVEKLLNKTMLVILLLMLSTALLLAVGAGLFEYKVTPQFDVLSALQRGSSAAYLGFLTFWGYVILLSPAVPMSLYITFEVIHMVHCLLIGWDVEMYWEGNDSPAQARTTTLNEELGQVGHLLSDKTGTLTQNRLLFRQCYIAGHVYGDMSKDFKPLDLSWNRFSCGGLKFSDQRLVEKLRRRSNPECQEFFTALALCHTVMSEWKDGLPRYQASSPDEEALVCAARELGWVFLSRTRDTLTISELGITRNYQLLALLDFTSKRRRMSVLVRETGGGLKLYSKGADIVILERLQKNCPHQDSTECALEVFAQSCLRTLCVAVRSVPEDLWTNWSRALNQASTATGNQETVLEEIYDQMETDLTLLGVTAIEDRLQEGVPETIATLRRAGVKVWVLTGDKTETAVNVGYACRLMDQDTTLIQGEELRQLLESPTPDVYVNSKEPEVWSTDRRAVKNKFALVITGPELADLTTMPEWGARFVALSSQCQSVLCCRVTPAQKAEVVEMVRTYSTSITMAIGDGANDVNMIKTAHIGVGLCGVEGSQAVQNADFALAQFSFLRRLLLVHGHWSYYRICILLRYFLYKTTAFALVHIWYSFYNGFSAQPMYESWFISLYTTMYTSLPIQCMGFFEQDMSAKSCLSWPEIYRIGQKKKLFDPFVLMITLFYSVYTSIILFFVPMGILQYSAIDYQTFAVTVETSVVFTTTVEVILHTKYWTKFSIAAVIFSLLVFFLSTLALHSARLFTASPKDYFFLGASPNAYSTPEVWLTIFVTTCAAVLPSATIRALGVVLTKPNKHKIHSSVNEPVDLQSWFRRGTLQRRSSYAVSQGKGFGKLITSGVGLPSAVSSQDRRVTPDSLKKDHPQGARSSIA